GTCCTCGCGCTCCTGCGGGAGCTTGTCCATCTGCAGGAAGCGCTCGTAGCTGCGGCGCTGAACTTCGATGAGGTTGGGAATCTGGATGGATGTGGGGATCTTGGAAAAATCAAGACGGCTTCGGATCGCGCGCATTTCGCTGTTGTTGGACTCGCCAGACATGCTCTCTCCTGAAAACTGACCTTCGAGGCCTCCCGAGCGCGTCTGCCGGCATCGTATTGCTGGCTTCACTCGTTAGGGGAGGGCATCGGTCAGGCCCTCCGGGTTTGGTTCTGATCGCGCAGTCTTGAAGATCTTCGGGTCTTGCTGTCCTCGATGGCAGCGAGCCCCGTGCGCAAAATGTCTTGCCGTCATGGTCCGCGGCACGGATAAATCTTGAAACTTTTGCTACCTGCAACCGTTCGAAGCTGCTATAAAGAACGCGTGCAGCGTACTGTTGGCTCCTACAGCGGAGACAATGCCAATAAAACACGGCAAAGCGCTCGCGGGGACAGCATGCCCCATGAGCGCAAAGGTCGACTTGTGCACTGTTTCTATATAAGTGGTGTTAATGCCTGCCGCCATTGAGGTTCGCCTACCCCAAAGTTGCGCCGCTCGCATGTTTCTTATTGCACTATGCGCATCCGCCGCTCGAAGCGTATAGTGGCCGGTTCCTTAACCTGTGAAGACAGGATGATCCGGGTACAACGAAGTTTTTTCTGGGTACCGCTGGCCGCCAATGAGCACGTCAAGGCGGAACGAATTTTCTCTAACGTCAAGAATATCGCGTTCCGCCTTATAGTGCAAGCTGGCAGTTAACTACTTGATTTCGATGGTCGCAACGCCTTCGAACTTCTTGGCGATGGCTGCTGCGTCATCCTTCGAGATGTTCTCCTTCAAGGGCTTGGGAGCGGCATCGACCAGATCCTTGGCTTCCTTCAGCCCAAGAGCGGTGACTTCGCGTACAGCCTTGATGGTGTTGATCTTATTCGCGCCGGCATCCTTCAGGATGACGGTGAACTCGGTCTTCTCTTCGACCGGAGCTGCTGCCGCTGCACCGCCGCCCGCTGCCGGGGCTGCAACTGCCGCTGCTGCCGAAACGCCGAGACGCTCTTCGAGCTTCTTGACCAGAGCCGAAGCCTCGAGGAGGCTGAGGCTAACGATTGAATCTTCCAACTGCTGGATGTCTGCCATGTTATTTCTCCAATTAGAACTGAACTTTGTGGTGCCTATTGCTCTTCCAAAGCCTGACTGCGCTTCGGCTGCCTATGCCTTCCAGGGTTTCCGTTGCGCCCAGACCAGCGCCCCCGGGAAGACCAGGCGAAACTTGTTTTAGCCCTCGACCGGGTCCGTGGTCGCGGCTTCCCCACCCTGCGATGCGGTGGAGTTCTCGGGCTGCTCAGCGGTCGCATCGGCGGCGGGAGCTTCAATAGCGTGCGCCTCGGCTACGAGCTGACCTTCAGCAGCGGGAGACTCAGCAGCAGGAGCCTCAGCAGCAGGAGACTCAGCAACTGCGGCCACTGCCACAGGAGCTTCTTCAACCTTAGCCTCCGCCTTCGGCGCTTCGACAGCTGCCGGTGCGGCTGCGCCTGCAAACTTGCCTTTTTCGACGCCCTGGTTGATGACAACCGCCAGATCGCGGCCGGTGGCGTTGATGACTGTGGCCAGACGCTGCGCAGGCGACTGAATCAGGAAGAGAAGCTTCGAGAAGAGCTCTTCCTTGCCCGGCATAGTGGCCAGATCGCCGATCTCGCGGACGTCGATCACCTTGCCGTCGACGATGCCCAGCTTGAAGGTGAACTCGGCGTTGTCCTTGACCCAGGTCGAAAGCGCCTTGGCCAGGGCAACAGGATCGCCCGAGGTATAGGCAACAGCCGAAACGCCTTTAAGGCCCTGCAGCGCCGACTCGATCTTGGTGCCTTCGCTGGCGCGTGCAGCCAGCTTGTTCTTGACGACATGGTAGTTTCCGCCGGCGGCGCGAACCGTCTTACGCAGCTCGAAGTCCTTCGCGGCGGTGAGGCCCTTGAAGGTGCCGATGATAGCGGAGGTCGAGTGCTCGAGCTCGATCGCGAGCTGCTTCACCTTCTCCGTCTTTGATGCTCTGGTCAATGCCATGACTAAATCCTCTTCGCTTTCGCTTCCCCACTCCTCGCTCTCGCGGCCAGAGGGGGTTTCGTGCTAACTAAAATTGATTAAGCCTTGCCCGCAAGTTCGGCAGCGGCGTAGTCGAGCTGAATGCCAGGGCCCATGCTCGAGCTCAGCGTGACGCCCTTGATGTACTTGCCCTTGGCGGCCGACGGCTTGGCCTTCACAACACTCGTAATGACGGTCATCGCATTGTCGACCAGCTTCTGCGGATCGAACGAGAGCTTGCCAACCGGAACGTGAACCAGCGCGGTCTTGTCGGTTCGGAACTCGACCTTACCAGCCTTGATCTCCTTGACCGCAGCGGCAACATCAGTGGTAACCGTGCCCGTCTTCGGGTTGGGCATCAGACCCTTGGGGCCAAGCACCTTACCGAGACGTCCGACCGAACGCATCATGTCGGGGGTCGCGATCAGAGCGTCAAAGGCAGTCCAGTTTTCTTTCTGGATCTTCTCGACCAACTCCTCACCACCGACAAACTCTGCGCCAGCAGCCTCTGCTTCCTTGATGCGATCGCCCGAGGTGATCACGGCGACGATCTTCGACTTGCCCAGACCGTGCGGGAGAACTACCGTGCCGCGAACCATCTGGTCCGCGTGGCGAGGATCGACGCCAAGACGCATGGTCAGATCGACGGTCTCGTCGAACTTCGCGTACTTTGCTTTTTGCAGGAGCGGAACTGCGTCCGCCAACAGATAAGGACGGGGCTCAACGAGCGCACGCGCCTTTACTAGATTCTTAGAGAGCTTCCTTGCCATTTTCCCTCGTCTCCCACCCCTCTGGAGTTGATCTCTCCGGGCGTGGTTCTCGACTGGCCTCAACTGGACATTGAGGCACTCTTACGAGTATGCCGGAAATGCTGGTTTTCTGCAAGCGCTATCGCGAAATACGAGCCGGCTGAACCTCCTCCACCTGGTCCATGCTATCCTCGCGCCATGTCTCGGGGCCTTTATATTGAGCTTCCCATGCGAACCCCTATGGATCGGCTTTGGAAGTTCACCCAGGATCCCGCGCTTCATCAACGGTGGGACCTCCGATTTACGACGATCCACTATCTTCCAAAGACTGATTCCACTTCGCCACAGCGCTTCCTCTACGAGACGCGGGTGGGGTTCGGGCTCGCAGTCGCTGGGGAGGGAGAGTCGACCGGCACGCGGTCAGGAGCCTCGGGAGAGGCTACCTCGGCACTCAAATTCTGGTCGGACGATTCGAGGTCTCTCATTCGTGCAGGAGCCGGGTATTGGAAGTACATTCCTGCGGGAGAAGAAATCCGCTTTCTTACCTGGTACGACTACCAGCCCCGATTCGGTCTCCTGGGCCGAGTCTTCGACGATCTCGTCTTCCGTCCGCTGATGGGGTGGGCGACTGCGTGGAGCTTCGACCGCCTGCGGCTTTGGCTGGAGGATGACTTCGCCCCCGAGCTTGTGCTGCGCTCCTCGCTTATTTATGGCATATGTCGCGGACTGATCGCATTCGTTTGGATCTGGCATGGGCTGGTTCCTAAGCTGCTTTTTCACGACGTCGGAGAGTTGGCTATGTTGTCGAACGCGGGTGTAGCTGCCCCTTGGCTCCCACTGATTGGTTTTGCGGAGATCGCTCTGGGTCTGTTGGGACTGCTTGCCTGGCGATGGCGTGGATATTTTCTGTTGACCGGTACCGCGATGATCGCCGCCCTCTTCGGCGTTGCTTTGTCATCGCCAGCGCAGTTGAGTGCAGCATTTAACCCCGTGACACTCAACCTCGCAGTGTCGGCCCTATGCTTCTGCGGATGGCTCTCGCATCGGGGGACTGCTTTCGCAGGTCGGTGCCTTCGCAGACCATACGCAACCAAAGATAATGAGGTCAGCGATGCCGTCCATCTATGAGCGCGTGCTTGGAGAAGACTTCAAACGTCTGCACCCGATGATTCAGCAGCGGTTCTCTATTTCGAGCGAGTCAGGTGTGGGGGCCATCGGACGAGGGGTTATGGAAGAGGTGTGGCATGGGCCGGTCTACACGCTTCCCTTCCTCTACCTCGGCGCGTGGCGGAGCATCATGTTCCCGGAACAGGGCCGCAACGTACCGTTCACCATCCGCAACTTCGCCTATCGGGATCGATTGGGACGTGAGACCGTGACCTGGCTCCGCACCTTTGAGACCGCGAGACCATCGGCGCCCCAGAGACGATTCGACGCCTACATGATCTACAGCGAACAACGACGGCGCATCGTCGACTATCTCGGAACGCATCAGCACCTGGCCGTTGACATTGACATCTCCGTCGCTGCCAACGGTGGAGTCGCACTCAGGTCAGGGGAACAGCGATTCTATGAGGGGCCAGCGGCCTTCAGGTTTCCCATGGCTCTCTCCGGCTTCGCTGAGGTCTGCGAGTGGTTCGATGAATCGATTGGTAAGTTTCGCATCGAAGTCACCGTCAAAAATCGGGTGTGGGGACCATTGTTCGGATACCGGGGAAGCTTCAGGGTGGAGTGGTTGCCGGTCAGCAAGACACCGGAGGACCTGTTGCCAAAAAGAGTGGAAAAACGCGAGTAAAGATCCTGTTGACGCCGATTGAGAACCAGCCTATGCTAAATCTCGAGAGGCGAACAAATGGAGAAAATTAATGGCCGATCACTCTTTCCAATTCTTCCCGCAAGCCCCGTCGGGATCGCTCGTATGGCGGCTGAGGCAGAGCACGCCGACGATGGCCACCTGATTGAATTCAAGATGTTGAAGGTGCGCAGCATTCTGAACAAATCGGTATCGAAGCGGCAGCTGTCGCTCGCTTACAGCATCAATCCGTACCGCGGATGCGAGTTCGGCTGCAAGTACTGCTATGCGCGCTATACGCATGAGTTCATGGCTCCAAAGGCTGCGGCAGAGATGGGAGAGATGAGCGCAGAGGTCGCGACGAACACGATCGATATGCGAGATCCTTTGGCGTTCGAGCGAATGATCTTCTTGAAGCAGAATGCCGCATGGCTGCTGGAGCAGGAGTTGAAGAAGATCGACCCTGCGGACGAGGTGGCGCTGGGCACCGCGACCGACCCCTACCAGCCGATCGAGCGACGGGCGAAGATCACGCGCAGCCTGCTCGAGGTGTTTGCGCGAAAGGAGGGGTACCGCCTTGGGATTGTGACCAAATCGCGGCTGATCGAACGCGATATCGATCTGCTGGTAGAAGTTGCTCGCCGCAATTCCCTGGTGGTGCATGTGACGATCACAACCCCAGACGCTGCGCTGGCGCGTCTGCTCGAGCCGCGAGCGCCACGGCCTGATCTGCGTTTTCAAGCTGTGAAGCGGTTGCGGGAGGCGGGGATCGTCGCCGGAGTCTTCGGCTCGCCGCTCCTGCCTGGCATTACCGATAACGAAGAGGCGCTGGACGGGATGGCTCGGCGTGCTGCTGCCGTGGGAGCGAGCTTCTTCGCCGCCCATCCACTCTTCCTCAAGCCGTGTTCACGTCCTACTTACCTGAGCTTCGTTCGTGAGCACTTCCCCGCCCTTCAGGCCGACTACGCCAAACGTTTCGCCAACGCCGACTTCGCCGGAAGAGAGTATCGCGAGCGTCTTGCAAAGATGGTCGAGCGCGCGTGCCGACGGTACGGCCTGGGAAAGCGTTCGAGCGATGCCCTGCTTACTCGAAACGAGGAGGGCGCGGGCAAAAGGCCGACCCTCGGTGTGGGAGCAACGGCGAGACAGCAAAGACTCTTCGCTTAGCCACGATAAGGCGGAGGTGAGGCCACAGTTAACGACGAGAGAGGACGCCCGGAGGTCATCGTCGACTGACAACGTCGGTGATGATTCCTTGCGTCCCCGCTTGTAGTAATCCTCGCGTGTAGAAAGCTGAGTCGGTGCGAGCAGCCGTGAGTTAGCCTACGACTTCAATGCCCATCGAACGGGCAGTGCCGCGAATGGTCTTCGCTGCGGCCTCGACCGTGGTCGCGTTCATGTCCGGCATCTTCTGGGTGGCGATGGCGATGATCTGCTTCTCGGTCACCTTGCCCTTCTTCTCCTTGTTCGGAGTGCCGGAGCCCTTCTCGATACCGGCGGCCTTCAGCAGGAGCACCGGAGCCGGAGGGGTCTTGGTGATGAAGCTGAAGGTGCGGTCCGCGTAGACGCTGATGACGACCGGGATGGTGAGTCCGGCCATGTCAGGAGCCTTAGTACGCTCGTTGAACTGTTTGCAGAACTCCATGATATTGACCTGAGCCTGGCCAAGCGCGGGGCCGACAGGAGGTGCAGGGGTGGCCTTGCCGGCCATAATCTGAAGCTTGACGTATCCAGTGATCTTCTTCGGTGCCATTCGGGTAAATCCTCTTTACTCTTCCAGCGGCGGGCGTTATTACATCCGAACGCCTGCTGCTTAATTATTTCAAAACTCTCAAACTACTCGTCGACGACCTTGTCGACCTTGGAGAACTCGATCTCGACCGGAGTCGAGCGGCCAAAGATGCTGACCATAACCTTGAGGGTCTGCTTGTCCTCGTTGATATCGTCGACCGCGCCGGTGAAGTTGGCGAAGGGGCCTTCGTTGATGCGAACCTGCTCGCCCTTCTCGTACTTGACCTTCATGGTCGGCTTGTTGCCTGCGGTCTCGGTGCGGAAGAGGATGGAGCTGACCTCCTGCTCCGAGAGCGCGACCGGGTTGTCGCCGGTGCCCAGAAAGCCGGTGACGCGCGGCGTGTTCTTGATCACATGCCACAGGTCGTTATCGAGATCCATCTCGACCAGAACGTAGCCAGGCAGGAAGACGCGCTCGATGGTGTACTTCTTGCCGTTGCGCAGCTCGGTGACCGGCTCGGTCGGAATCATGATGCGGCCGATGCGGTTCTGCAGACCGAAGGCGGTGATGCGGCTTTCGAGGGACTCACGCACCTTGCGCTCGAAGCCCGAGTAGGCGTGAATGATGTACCACTTGAAGTTCTCATTGACCGGTGGAGCGAGC
The Edaphobacter lichenicola genome window above contains:
- the rplL gene encoding 50S ribosomal protein L7/L12 — translated: MADIQQLEDSIVSLSLLEASALVKKLEERLGVSAAAAVAAPAAGGGAAAAAPVEEKTEFTVILKDAGANKINTIKAVREVTALGLKEAKDLVDAAPKPLKENISKDDAAAIAKKFEGVATIEIK
- the rplJ gene encoding 50S ribosomal protein L10, encoding MALTRASKTEKVKQLAIELEHSTSAIIGTFKGLTAAKDFELRKTVRAAGGNYHVVKNKLAARASEGTKIESALQGLKGVSAVAYTSGDPVALAKALSTWVKDNAEFTFKLGIVDGKVIDVREIGDLATMPGKEELFSKLLFLIQSPAQRLATVINATGRDLAVVINQGVEKGKFAGAAAPAAVEAPKAEAKVEEAPVAVAAVAESPAAEAPAAESPAAEGQLVAEAHAIEAPAADATAEQPENSTASQGGEAATTDPVEG
- the rplA gene encoding 50S ribosomal protein L1; this translates as MARKLSKNLVKARALVEPRPYLLADAVPLLQKAKYAKFDETVDLTMRLGVDPRHADQMVRGTVVLPHGLGKSKIVAVITSGDRIKEAEAAGAEFVGGEELVEKIQKENWTAFDALIATPDMMRSVGRLGKVLGPKGLMPNPKTGTVTTDVAAAVKEIKAGKVEFRTDKTALVHVPVGKLSFDPQKLVDNAMTVITSVVKAKPSAAKGKYIKGVTLSSSMGPGIQLDYAAAELAGKA
- a CDS encoding DoxX-like family protein — protein: MRTPMDRLWKFTQDPALHQRWDLRFTTIHYLPKTDSTSPQRFLYETRVGFGLAVAGEGESTGTRSGASGEATSALKFWSDDSRSLIRAGAGYWKYIPAGEEIRFLTWYDYQPRFGLLGRVFDDLVFRPLMGWATAWSFDRLRLWLEDDFAPELVLRSSLIYGICRGLIAFVWIWHGLVPKLLFHDVGELAMLSNAGVAAPWLPLIGFAEIALGLLGLLAWRWRGYFLLTGTAMIAALFGVALSSPAQLSAAFNPVTLNLAVSALCFCGWLSHRGTAFAGRCLRRPYATKDNEVSDAVHL
- a CDS encoding DUF4166 domain-containing protein; protein product: MPSIYERVLGEDFKRLHPMIQQRFSISSESGVGAIGRGVMEEVWHGPVYTLPFLYLGAWRSIMFPEQGRNVPFTIRNFAYRDRLGRETVTWLRTFETARPSAPQRRFDAYMIYSEQRRRIVDYLGTHQHLAVDIDISVAANGGVALRSGEQRFYEGPAAFRFPMALSGFAEVCEWFDESIGKFRIEVTVKNRVWGPLFGYRGSFRVEWLPVSKTPEDLLPKRVEKRE
- a CDS encoding SPL family radical SAM protein; its protein translation is MEKINGRSLFPILPASPVGIARMAAEAEHADDGHLIEFKMLKVRSILNKSVSKRQLSLAYSINPYRGCEFGCKYCYARYTHEFMAPKAAAEMGEMSAEVATNTIDMRDPLAFERMIFLKQNAAWLLEQELKKIDPADEVALGTATDPYQPIERRAKITRSLLEVFARKEGYRLGIVTKSRLIERDIDLLVEVARRNSLVVHVTITTPDAALARLLEPRAPRPDLRFQAVKRLREAGIVAGVFGSPLLPGITDNEEALDGMARRAAAVGASFFAAHPLFLKPCSRPTYLSFVREHFPALQADYAKRFANADFAGREYRERLAKMVERACRRYGLGKRSSDALLTRNEEGAGKRPTLGVGATARQQRLFA
- the rplK gene encoding 50S ribosomal protein L11 — protein: MAPKKITGYVKLQIMAGKATPAPPVGPALGQAQVNIMEFCKQFNERTKAPDMAGLTIPVVISVYADRTFSFITKTPPAPVLLLKAAGIEKGSGTPNKEKKGKVTEKQIIAIATQKMPDMNATTVEAAAKTIRGTARSMGIEVVG
- the nusG gene encoding transcription termination/antitermination protein NusG, which translates into the protein MREKGTTMAAEEQNPEEQNPQGDPSEQLAPPVNENFKWYIIHAYSGFERKVRESLESRITAFGLQNRIGRIMIPTEPVTELRNGKKYTIERVFLPGYVLVEMDLDNDLWHVIKNTPRVTGFLGTGDNPVALSEQEVSSILFRTETAGNKPTMKVKYEKGEQVRINEGPFANFTGAVDDINEDKQTLKVMVSIFGRSTPVEIEFSKVDKVVDE